gataggcctataaatctcaaactagttgtttttaattaaaggaatcagttatttagaataataagacatttgggctgttaccaggcaaattaaatcagtatcaacaaaattcatctttgcaatgcagaggaaacacagaatcTTCATCTGaagtttaatgcaggacatgaatgcatttaacctgcagttacaaatgcagaaataatgttttgatatataagacataaaatgttgaatactcatttgaaattatattttaaaaaatcaagatactttaaatgtgaaatgtgaaacGCCAGTAGCTgtcagcaagtcactgttaataagtgagtcattgagactgaaccgaatcatttaaacagttgatttattcaggaacgaaacaccgtttgggattatttttgttgtcgaaatagagcaaaaacaggcaatatggtgtctaaaacgcaagtctcttaattaacttcttgtttattgaactgttgtaaaaaaaattttttaaatctatatgtaatcatgtagatttttggagaaaaacggcactcttcgtgtgatattgattaatatatgaaatgatataaatataaattttctgCCCCATATCTTAAATTTTGtgaccattttaaatgcattttaacagactgaatcacgcagtgaaagaacgcactctaaatgcgcaTGCGCACTAGTCTTAACTACTAGACTTCACGGcactctgttttgtttggtttttggctATGtactgataatgtcaaatcgcacatcgttaaaacaacaattacgatattatcgcagacgatatatattgCACACTCtctttttggctaatttgtgcaaaaccttttgctaaactgccaaagcttcattttaaccACCAATGCAACGATGCAAGTATTTACCTTACATGCTTGCGAAGGGTTAATGTCGATATTTTATAAGCAGCTAGTTTGGTCTCCCTAGGCAAACACAGCTTATACTGCATAATAGAGCATAAACATGGCCAGGGGTTCACTTCATTTCCTTCGAGTTCAACTTCAGTAGAATACGACAGGGTTTGGTATTCAGCTGGGTCTGCACCATTAACGCCTGTCTTGTCCGTCTGCATCTTTCTTCTGATTTTAGCGCCAGGTTATTCTCCTGCCCATTATTTACTGCAGTAGTTTCCAGGTTTTTTTTACtcagtaattaatgtgttttaaaatgtagcgaagtacaataattcaaactaaatatacttaagtaaaagtaaaattacagatttaaaaaattactttaaaaagtagaagtacacaaaaaagctactcaattacagtaacgcgaGTAAATGTAATTCGTTACTTTTCACCTCTGTGATCATGCACACTATATTAATTGCTAGTTAAGCTAATTAATTGCTAATTCGAGAAACTTCAGCATTACATACCGCTTTGAGATAGGCCACGTTGCTTTGTCGAATCTCACTGAGCAGCTGATCCCGAGGTGTTAGCTCCACTTTAGGTGGTTGTCGCCTTCGAGGAACCGGCTTTAGAGTCTTTATCATATCTTTCAGGTTGGCTCTCTCATCTTCAGGTCCTTCTCTTGCTGTGCCTCTTTGTTTAGGAACACTCCTTAGCTGAACATTAGCTCTTCCCTCTTTTCTTTCATCCCTTATGTTTAATTCCAGAAGCGGATCCCTTCGTTTCGGAGTCTTTTTCAGATGTACTTCTTCTAAGAGGTTTCCTTGGTCTGAACTAGGAGGACGCTGTTGTGGCACAAGATTTTGAGTCTTGCGAAGCTGATGAGGAGGACTTGGTTGTGGTGAAGGTTCAGGAGAACCTTCAGGACTCTCCACATCTCCATTATGAGAACCCTGTAATAGGGACAATGGTATGTATCCTCCTAGCATTTCCAGCATGCCAGGGGGCAAGTTCAGAGAGTCCTCGTACATCTCCATGACCTTCCTCTGTTCTTTCATCTGCTGGAACTTCTGCTCCTCCATTCTCTGCTGCCGCTGACGGTCCAAGTTCCTGGTGAGGAGATTGGTGACCACCATCCTAGGCCCTGGGAGTTCAAAGTGGTAGCCCATCTTCAGGAGGGTGTTGTTAGCCTTGAGGAGACGAGACACTTCCATTTCTGTATGGTGTCCTAGCATGTGCCTTTGGTTGTGGAAGCGGAGCTCAGTGAGTGACTCATTGAACTGTAGGCAACGTATTATTGCAACAATCCCTTTTCCTGTGATGAAATTGGATTCAATATTTAGTGTGGTGATGCTTCTGTTCTCTCTGAGCATGTTAGCCAGAGCGAATGCCACATTTTCATCTGCACCAGTGTTTGCGATGCTAAAGGTCTTAACGTGTCTGTTCTTCTTGAGCACGTTGACATAGTCAAGGAGCATTTCTTTGGGAATGTTTTCAATGTTGTTGAGATTGACATCTGTGACAGAGGGGTTGTTGTTGCGGATCTTAACCAAAGTGGTCTCCAAATTGGTTTCATTCCCAGAAGGTCTTGCAGTCTTTTTAACTAAAGCACTTCCACCTAGTGCAAGTTTTGGGATCTTCAGCTTGGATATGACCCTTTCCTCTTTCTCGGGAACCCAGTTCTCATATGATGAGGGAGCAGGTTCAGACTGGGTGGAATCTGCTTCCGTCTCCTCATTCACTTTAGATTCTGTCTCATTAAGTTCTGATTGTTCAGTCTTTGCCTCAACTTTTGGATCTGCAAACTCTGGAGGTGGCTGTAAACCATCTTCTGAGGTCACTACAGGGCCAGAGGCATCAGGTTCTATCTTGACAGGCTGGTCTTCCTCAACCTCCATTATCACTTCTTCAATTACTTCATCAACAACAACATCTCCCTCTCCTCCTTCAACCTCCTCTACGATCTCCTCATAGACATATTCCACCTCTTCAACtttatcttctttttttgcTTCAAGCTCCTCTTGGGCTTTCTTCTGATGATGACAAATGGACAGAAGGGTCAAGTCTGAAGTGTTGAACAACTTTTAAAGACTACGAATTACGAAACATTTAATCTTCAACAACTTGCTCAAAGCCTAAAAATAGAATGCCCCGTTTTTAAATGCTGCATGACAGCGCAGTTGCTGTTTCAAGGCATTTGTTGTTGTAGTGTTATTGGCCTCCTAGTTGCAGCAGTTATAAATAGTCAAAATTGATGATTAATAATCAGAGCTCCAAGCACTTTAGCAAAACAGTTTATTTGGCATGTAATACACTGAATGTAAATAATGCAGACAATAACTAGTTACCTGACTGGGTAATAGAGTTGTGGGAACTCTCTCCTCCTCCAGCATACGTTTGGACTCTTTCTCCCAGTACAGATATTCCACCAGCGATCTGTGATCAAATGATCCAGTGGGTGGTTTGTCAGTTTGGTCTTTCTGTCTCATTCCCACCGGCACTCTCTCGTCAGGAGCGATTTCTTCCATCTCACTCTGGAGCTGCTTGAGCTCGTCTGTTGAGAGGCCTGCCAGAATCTCATCCTCATCGATCTCCTCTTCTGACTGGGGCTCGCTgcaatctgaaataaaaaaatcgttaaaattaaaaaaaagtatataatcatatttttttcataggTAAACTATTTATCATTATGTGACTACATTGCGTCAAACCAATGAAAGTCAGATATCAGGCACAAATAGCTTCTTATGTATGCTGTTAAATAGCTGAGTCATTTCTGTGCCACTGGTATCACCAAACGAGggaataaaaaatgacaaacaagggAATAAAGAATGCACAAACGGACAAATTTTGTCTGAAAACTGTTTATCCCTATAAGCATTACGTTAGAAATCATGTTGTACTGAAGGTCAGGAAAGCTGATATGTTCAGTACAACGACATGAATGCGAGCatgatatttcttaaatatatttaactgtTTCATCGCTTAAAACTACAGTATGATACGACCACCAGTTTTAGCAACGGTCTACTGGGAGCTAGTTAGAGATGGAGTAGGCTGAGTGTTAAACTCATTTTCTTCCAGCACCTCAGAGCTTTTTACAAAGATTCCCTATGTTCTCAGGATTAATGGCAACAAACAGTCTAATATATTAACAACCAAGGCGAGAGAATACAATACCTTGGACTGTCGTCTTTTGGGAAGCGTCTCTCTGTCTCATTCCCACCGGCACTCTCTCGTCAGGAGCGATGTCGTCCATCTCACTCTGGAGCTGTTTGAGCTCCTCTGCCGAGAGGCCTGCCAGAATCTCATCCTCATCGATCTCCTCTGCATACGACTCCTGATCAGTGTGCTTAGACATGTCCACTTTTGTGTTTTCAAGAACTCAACTACAGCCACTGGTTTCAAAGTGCTGTGCGTGTCATTCAGCTCCGGGCGGGCAGCAGAACTCAGGGCCTTATCCCACATGCACGATCTAAAATAACCTCCATTCAACGGAGGGGGTGGTATTTATGGAACAAGTGGGGAGATACGGACATAGACTTTTTTCAGCAGCTTGAGTCAGCTGGTCCGTCCCCTGCATTTCAACATGACAGacttgagagagagagcgagagagagagagagcttggTGGAGAAAAACA
This sequence is a window from Onychostoma macrolepis isolate SWU-2019 chromosome 23, ASM1243209v1, whole genome shotgun sequence. Protein-coding genes within it:
- the lmod3 gene encoding leiomodin-3 isoform X2, whose product is MSKHTDQESYAEEIDEDEILAGLSAEELKQLQSEMDDIAPDERVPVGMRQRDASQKTTVQDCSEPQSEEEIDEDEILAGLSTDELKQLQSEMEEIAPDERVPVGMRQKDQTDKPPTGSFDHRSLVEYLYWEKESKRMLEEERVPTTLLPSQKAQEELEAKKEDKVEEVEYVYEEIVEEVEGGEGDVVVDEVIEEVIMEVEEDQPVKIEPDASGPVVTSEDGLQPPPEFADPKVEAKTEQSELNETESKVNEETEADSTQSEPAPSSYENWVPEKEERVISKLKIPKLALGGSALVKKTARPSGNETNLETTLVKIRNNNPSVTDVNLNNIENIPKEMLLDYVNVLKKNRHVKTFSIANTGADENVAFALANMLRENRSITTLNIESNFITGKGIVAIIRCLQFNESLTELRFHNQRHMLGHHTEMEVSRLLKANNTLLKMGYHFELPGPRMVVTNLLTRNLDRQRQQRMEEQKFQQMKEQRKVMEMYEDSLNLPPGMLEMLGGYIPLSLLQGSHNGDVESPEGSPEPSPQPSPPHQLRKTQNLVPQQRPPSSDQGNLLEEVHLKKTPKRRDPLLELNIRDERKEGRANVQLRSVPKQRGTAREGPEDERANLKDMIKTLKPVPRRRQPPKVELTPRDQLLSEIRQSNVAYLKAVPLPKILESRETSLF
- the lmod3 gene encoding leiomodin-3 isoform X1, which encodes MSKHTDQESYAEEIDEDEILAGLSAEELKQLQSEMDDIAPDERVPVGMRQRDASQKTTVQDCSEPQSEEEIDEDEILAGLSTDELKQLQSEMEEIAPDERVPVGMRQKDQTDKPPTGSFDHRSLVEYLYWEKESKRMLEEERVPTTLLPSQKKAQEELEAKKEDKVEEVEYVYEEIVEEVEGGEGDVVVDEVIEEVIMEVEEDQPVKIEPDASGPVVTSEDGLQPPPEFADPKVEAKTEQSELNETESKVNEETEADSTQSEPAPSSYENWVPEKEERVISKLKIPKLALGGSALVKKTARPSGNETNLETTLVKIRNNNPSVTDVNLNNIENIPKEMLLDYVNVLKKNRHVKTFSIANTGADENVAFALANMLRENRSITTLNIESNFITGKGIVAIIRCLQFNESLTELRFHNQRHMLGHHTEMEVSRLLKANNTLLKMGYHFELPGPRMVVTNLLTRNLDRQRQQRMEEQKFQQMKEQRKVMEMYEDSLNLPPGMLEMLGGYIPLSLLQGSHNGDVESPEGSPEPSPQPSPPHQLRKTQNLVPQQRPPSSDQGNLLEEVHLKKTPKRRDPLLELNIRDERKEGRANVQLRSVPKQRGTAREGPEDERANLKDMIKTLKPVPRRRQPPKVELTPRDQLLSEIRQSNVAYLKAVPLPKILESRETSLF